GAGAGGATTGTCATGGAGCCTGCCTGTCTTTTCCTTCACTAGCTTTTTTGGAATATGGCACGACATCGCCCAAACGGGCGCGAACGCCAGTGCTAGTCAAGCTCAAGCCAAATCGACAAGTGTTACGTCGAATGCAAACAGTGGTGTGTTGTTTAAAGAAGGCATGACAAATCGCCAGATTTCAAATATCCAAGAACAGTTGGCTGAACTAGGCTTCTTCAACCATACGATTACTTCGTACTACGGGCCGGTCACAACAAGTGCCATCAAGGCATTTCAATCTCATTACGGATTGCCTGTTACAGGCGAAGTGGATTCCAAAACCCTAGCCGCACTCCAAAACGCCGTAAAACAATATCAAACAGATCGCCTGAATTCGCCCTCGTCTGCCTCCAACGACGATACGAACAATGGCCAAACGTCGCAATCGTCATCGAGTGAGGACGAGGGATCGTCTGACTCAAATTTTGGAACGGGTAGCTCGGGCTACGGGGCTGGCTCTGATTCACAGTCAGGCGGCGTTACACAGAGTCAGCAGCCATTCCCGGATACGTCTTCGTCTGCCTCATAGGAGGACTAAACCATGACATCTCGGACCTTTCGAGCAATGGGAACCGACATCTATATGGAGATCCCCAATTCGTGTATCGGCGACGATTTCGAGCGCTCGAGAATTCTCGCCGACGCAGCTAGAAAAATGACTCAGTTGGAATCCATCTTTACACGGTTTCATCGAGACAGTGACCTAAATCACATAAATCATTCAACGGGAAAATGGATACAGATTCGTCCGTGCCTATATGAAGTTCTCCAACTAGCAAAGGAT
Above is a genomic segment from Alicyclobacillus acidoterrestris containing:
- a CDS encoding peptidoglycan-binding domain-containing protein gives rise to the protein MTPEEKKAIREKREIRMRNWMRGLSWSLPVFSFTSFFGIWHDIAQTGANASASQAQAKSTSVTSNANSGVLFKEGMTNRQISNIQEQLAELGFFNHTITSYYGPVTTSAIKAFQSHYGLPVTGEVDSKTLAALQNAVKQYQTDRLNSPSSASNDDTNNGQTSQSSSSEDEGSSDSNFGTGSSGYGAGSDSQSGGVTQSQQPFPDTSSSAS